The following are encoded in a window of Pygocentrus nattereri isolate fPygNat1 chromosome 5, fPygNat1.pri, whole genome shotgun sequence genomic DNA:
- the kifbp gene encoding KIF-binding protein, which produces MASVNSREWRAVCEKFLRSQELSEKESRKDPENDPFRSKYEARELLKEIYCFLKNVDADESEEEEEEGEEEDGQCEQSESEGGEAAGGRTHPGDSRAGLRAAKLGVVEYYLGVNHIETEELSAGEEHLMSCVKLLEKCAVTRENVSLCIQARNQLGILWAGRDETEKAQGFLETAKSIYVRYMKEDGQPPLDLVDFFVVEQEAPSQQERMRRFEMVYTHTLYYLAQVYKNLEQYEKAGQYCHSTLQRQLKFSQFVPLEWAINAAALSQYYITKTRYMEARHCLAAANVIAGLAGEVPSEAAAKESEVEYEKREQLRQKRAEIARCWIKYCRNLLEDAKKLLEDNIGELDLDRQEEMLRARRDEEEEKERGRKSAVLFDSSDTFDSICRQEEKVSSVLPLIFEEASAIFLVGQGYVAQAKEYFEMDGHVTDHIEILQDHSALFKVLAFFEERLERRCKMHKRRVDILEPICKDLNPQYYLLICRQLQFELAETFNEMMDLKLGVADKQDQPDAHTIKKLNHLCTSSIKYYQMFLDSIRSPEGKFPEKLEDDLLRPALAAKFRVARLQSKIITTNLNAQLENLNHSLDSYNFVVQYCEENPEAKKAVETELELSEEMVSLLPMKINRIKSKLASSN; this is translated from the exons TTTCCGAAAAAGAGTCTAGAAAAGACCCGGAGAACGACCCTTTCCGCTCGAAGTACGAAGCGAGGGAGCTGCTGAAGGAGATTTACTGCTTTCTGAAGAATGTCGACGCAGATGagagtgaggaggaggaggaggagggagaagaAGAGGACGGCCAGTGTGAGCAGAGCGAGTCCGAGGGAGGGGAGGCTGCAGGCGGGAGAACCCACCCGGGAGACTCCCGGGCCGGCCTCAGAGCAGCCAAGCTCGGGGTGGTTGAGTACTATTTGGGCGTGAACCACATTGAAACAGAGGAGCTTTCCGCGGGCGAGGAGCATCTGATGAGCTGCGTGAAGCTGCTGGAGAAGTGTGCAGTGACTCGGGAGAACGTCTCCCTCTGCATCCAGGCCAGG AACCAGCTTGGGATCCTGTGGGCTGGACGAGATGAAACTGAGAAAGCTCAAGGCTTCTTGGAGACCGCCAAATCCATTTATGTTCGCTACATGAAGGAG GATGGTCAGCCACCACTGGATTTGGTGGATTTCTTTGTGGTGGAGCAAGAGGCACCATCCCAgcaagagagaatgaggag ATTTGAAATGGTGTACACCCACACCCTTTACTACCTGGCTCAAGTTTATAAAAATCTGGAGCAGTATGAGAAAGCTGGACAGTACTGTCACAGTACACTGCAAAGACAGCTGAAATTCAGCCAGTTTGTGCCGCTTGAGTGGGCCATCAATGCTGCTGCACTGTCACAATACTATATCACAAAG ACACGATACATGGAGGCACGGCACTGCTTGGCTGCAGCTAATGTTATTGCTGGCCTTGCTGGAGAAGTCCCTTCAGAAGCTGCTGCCAAAGAAA GTGAAGTTGAATACGAAAAGCGTGAACAACTGCGTCAGAAAAGAGCTGAAATTGCCAGATGCTGGATCAAATATTGTCGAAATCTCTTAGAGGATGCCAAAAAACTTCTGGAG GACAACATTGGAGAACTAGACCTAGATCGTCAGGAAGAGATGCTGAGAGCACGCCGtgatgaggaagaggaaaaagagagaggacgGAAGAGCGCTGTCCTCTTCGATTCCAGTGACACCTTCGACTCGATTTGCAGACAGGAAGAGAAAGTGAGCTCTGTGCTCCCCCTGATTTTCGAAGAAGCCTCTGCTATCTTCCTGGTGGGTCAGGGCTATGTGGCCCAGGCCAAGGAGTATTTCGAGATGGATGGTCATGTAACAGATCACATTGAGATCCTTCAGGACCACAGCGCGCTCTTCAAGGTGTTGGCCTTTTTTGAGGAGCGCTTGGAGCGCCGCTGCAAGATGCACAAGCGGCGTGTTGATATCCTGGAGCCGATCTGCAAGGATTTGAACCCTCAGTACTACCTGCTGATCTGTCGACAGCTGCAGTTCGAACTTGCCGAAACCTTTAACGAAATGATGGACTTGAAGCTGGGGGTGGCTGATAAGCAGGATCAGCCGGATGCACACACCATCAAGAAGTTAAACCACTTGTGTACCTCATCCATCAAGTACTACCAGATGTTCCTGGACTCCATCCGTTCACCAGAAGGCAAGTTCCCCGAGAAGTTGGAGGATGATCTGCTGAGACCAGCGTTAGCGGCCAAGTTTCGTGTCGCTCGGCTACAGTCCAAGATCATCACCACAAACCTGAATGCTCAGCTGGAGAATCTCAACCACTCACTTGATTCTTACAACTTTGTTGTGCAGTATTGTGAGGAGAACCCAGAAGCCAAGAAAGCAGTGGAAACTGAGCTGGAGCTCAGTGAAGAGATGGTGTCTCTTCTACCGATGAAGATCAATAGAATAAAATCCAAACTAGCATCCTCCAACTGA